From Primulina tabacum isolate GXHZ01 chromosome 2, ASM2559414v2, whole genome shotgun sequence, one genomic window encodes:
- the LOC142528286 gene encoding protein TIFY 10b-like produces MGTTEIVDSGRFSRRRSTSFSQTCSLLSQYLKEKGTLGELAQCLNPNFESKGTMNLLPMIEKSDAKEENLKKREVETAQMTIFYAGQVIVFNDFPADKAKDVMVLASNSCATKNRHSASVPPPHTAQYPAESATRFPNIVRSFGIPERTQHTPDPPLGSDLPIARKNSLARFLEKRKDRITENAPYQAAAIKPGAAATAKPPTAEAWLGLGNFEFQCD; encoded by the exons ATGGGTACGACGGAGATTGTGGATTCCGGGAGGTTTTCGAGAAGAAGATCTACCAGCTTCTCGCAGACATGTAGCCTTCTGAGTCAGTACCTGAAGGAGAAGGGCACTTTGGGGGAGCTTGCTCAGTGCTTGAATCCTAACTTCGAGTCCAAAG GGACTATGAATTTGTTGCCGATGATTGAGAAATCTGATGCCAAAGAAGAGAATCTGAAGAAACGTGAGGTGGAGACAGCGCAGATGACCATCTTCTACGCCGGTCAGGTGATTGTGTTCAACGATTTCCCGGCGGACAAGGCCAAGGACGTTATGGTGTTAGCGAGCAACTCATGCGCCACCAAGAACCGCCACTCCGCCTCGGTTCCTCCGCCGCATACCGCCCAGTACCCGGCTGAGTCTGCCACCAGATTTCCGAATATAGTTCGCAGCTTCGGGATACCGGAGCGGACTCAGCACACTCCAGATCCACCTCTTGGTTCAG ATTTACCAATTGCGAGGAAGAATTCACTGGCCCGCTTCTTGGAGAAGAGAAAGGATAG AATCACAGAAAATGCACCATATCAAGCTGCAGCAATCAAACCGGGGGCGGCGGCGACTGCAAAGCCACCTACGGCGGAAGCATGGCTGGGATTGGGAAATTTCGAATTTCAGTGCGATTAA